A segment of the Xenorhabdus bovienii SS-2004 genome:
TGTCAGCCCATGATAGGCTTTTTTTTTTGGAGTTTTTACTGTGATTCCTCAATTATATTATTCATCCATGTCAAAAAAAGATTGTGCTACACAAAACAAAAAAGCCTGTAAATATTCCAACAGGCTTTTTAATTCAGGCTTAAATTATTTTCTATTAATTGTTTTCAGCCAACGAAATCCAGGTTTTTACCACGGTATCTGGATTCAACGATAAACTGTCAATGCCTTCTTTCACTAACCACTCAGCAAAATCCTCGTGATCCGAAGGACCTTGTCCACAGATACCGACATACTTACCTTGACGCTTAGCCGCTTGAATTGCCATAGAAAGTAATTGTTTTACGGCATCATTACGCTCATCAAATAACTCAGACACCACACCAGAATCACGATCCAATCCCAGTGCTAGCTGAGTCATATCATTTGAGCCAATTGAAAAACCGTCAAAATGTTCGAGAAATTGTTCTGCCAATAATGCATTCGATGGAATCTCACACATCATGATGACTTTCAACCCATTTTCACCACGTTTCAAGCCCTGCGCAGCCAATTCTGCCACAACAGCTTCTGCTTGTGCTACCGTGCGTACAAACGGGACCATCACTTCAACATTAGTTAACCCCATAACATTCCGCACCCGCTTGATGGCTTCACACTCCAGTGCAAAACATGCGCGGAAACTGTCAGAAACATAGCGACCAGCCCCGCGGAAACCTAACATAGGGTTTTCTTCATTCGGTTCGTATCGTTCCCCACCCACTAAATTTGCATATTCATTGGATTTGAAATCAGACAAACGAACAATCACACGCTTCGGCCAAAATGCGGCTGCCAGTGTCGCAACGCCTTCCGTTAACCGTCCAATATAAAATTCAACCGGATCGTCATAGCCGACCATCAACGCGTTAATTTGCTCTTGCAATTCGGGTGTCTGTTGGGAAAATTCGAGCAAAGCACGGGGATGAACACCAATCATTCGGTTAATGATGAATTCCAGACGAGCCAGACCAACACCTTCATTTGGCAAGCAGGCAAAATCAAATGCACGATCAGGATTACCCACGTTCATCATGATTTTAACATCCAGTTTTGGCAATTCATCAACTTGGGAGCTTTGGATGCTAAAATCCAATTTATTTTGGTAAACGAAACCGGTATCCCCTTCAGCACAGGAAATCGTTACTTCTTGTCCTTCCTTCAAGCGTTCAGTAGCATCACCACAACCTACCACAGCAGGAATACCCAGTTCACGGGCAATAATAGCTGCGTGGCAGGTACGCCCTCCACGATTGGTGACAATCGCAGCCGCTTTTTTCATTATCGGTTCCCAATCTGGATCAGTCATATCAGTAACCAACACATCACCAGCCTGAATACGATCCATCTCACTAAGGTTATGAATGACCTTAACCGTACCAGCACCGATACGATGTCCGATAGCACGACCTTCTACCAATACCGAACCCTGTGTGTTGAGTTGATAGCGCTCCATCACCTGTTGATTTGATCGAACGGTTTCAGGGCGAGCTTGTACAATATATAACTTGCCATTATTTCCATCTTTCGCCCATTCAATGTCCATTGGACGGCCATAATGTTTTTCAATCAACAGCGCTTGTCTGGCCAGCGCTTCTACTTCGTCATCCGTCAAAGAGAAACGATTGCGTAGCACATCTGACAGATCTTCTGTACGTACCTGCTTTCCATGCTCTTTACTGTCCGCATAAACCATGCGTATTCTCTTTGATCCCAAATTACGACGCACTATCGCAGGGCGATTGTTTTGCAGTGTGGGTTTATGGACATAAAATTCATCAGGATTCACTGCTCCCTGCACGACCATCTCACCGAGGCCATAAGCAGACGTAATGAACACAACTTGATCAAAACCAGATTCAGTATCAATCGTAAACATCACACCAGACGATGCTAAATCAGAGCGTACCATGCGTTGTACTCCCGCAGAGAGCGCGACACCGCGATGGTCATATCCCTGATGGACACGATAAGAAATGGCCCGATCGTTAAAAAGTGACGCAAAGACATGCTTGATGGCAACCATAACGGCATCAATGCCCTGCACATTCAAGAAAGTTTCCTGTTGTCCTGCAAAAGAGGCATCTGGCATGTCTTCTGCTGTGGCGGAAGATCGCACAGCAAAAGAGGCACCGGGCTCACCTTCAGACAATTGCAGGTAGGCATCTTGGATATCGTTTTCCAGCTGTGCCGTAAATGGCGTATCAATCACCCACCGACGAATCTGTGCGCCAGCCTTGGCCAATTGATTAACATCATCAACATTGGTTTCATCCAGCAACTGATAAATACGCTGGTTGACGCCGCTTTGTTCCAGAAAATCATTAAATGCCTGTGCGGTCGTAGCAAAACCATTGGGGACAGACACACCAAGTTCAGCCAGATTGGTGATCATCTCACCAAGAGAGGCGTTTTTACCACCGACTCGATTAACATCATTCATGCCTAATTGGTTATACCAGAGCACATTGCATGGGGTGAGGCCATTGTTGGACATTGAAACTATCCTTTTTACATTCGGAAGTACAAATCGGAAAATTAAGGCTGTTCTTTACAGCGTAAAATAGCCTAGCACATTGTTTTGTCATATATGGAAAGGTGAATCGATCAACCCAGCAATATTATTTTTTTGCGGGTATAATCGGGAATGTTATCTATAGTTCTAGTTTGTGATAAAAACGATTCAGCCAACAACTTCACAAATTCGATAATACACCGTCAACCTAACAATAAAAGAAAGATACAATGACAGAAAACCATACCTCCAAAACACAGGAAAATGAAACTCTGGAACGCAGTGTGTTTTTTATTTCCGATGGTACGGCAATTACAGCTGAAGTACTTGGACATGCCGTATTGTCCCAATTTCCGATTACAGTCACTTCTTATACTCTGCCTTTTGTAAACAGTAAAATGAGAGCAGAAGAAATCAAAACTCAGATAAACGCGATATATCAAGAAACACAGCTTAAGCCACTGGTTTTTTATTCCATTATTTCGGATGAAGTCAAAAGTATCATCACAAGCAGTGACGGTTTCTGTCAGGATATTGTCCAGACACTGGTGGCTCCACTGCAACAGGAAATCGGGCTGGAACCCAAGCCAGAATTACACCGTACCCACGGTTTATCCAAAAAGAATCTGGGGCAATATGATGCTCGTATTGCAGCCATTGATTATGCTCTCGCTCACGATGATGGCGTTTCATTACGTAATCTTGAACAGGCTCAAGTGATTATTCTGGGCGTATCCCGCTGCGGTAAAACCCCTACCAGCCTCTATCTTGCCATGCAATTCGGTATTCAGGCAGCAAATTATCCTTTCACCGCAGACGATATGGACAATCTACAATTACCTGCTGCCTTAAAACCCTTTCAACATAAATTATTCGGCCTGACCATCAGCCCAGAAAGACTTGCTGCTATTCGAGAAGAAAGACGTGAAAATAGTCGTTATGCCTCATTGCGACAATGCCGATTAGAACTTGCTGAAGTTGAAGCATTGTTT
Coding sequences within it:
- the ppsA gene encoding phosphoenolpyruvate synthase, whose protein sequence is MSNNGLTPCNVLWYNQLGMNDVNRVGGKNASLGEMITNLAELGVSVPNGFATTAQAFNDFLEQSGVNQRIYQLLDETNVDDVNQLAKAGAQIRRWVIDTPFTAQLENDIQDAYLQLSEGEPGASFAVRSSATAEDMPDASFAGQQETFLNVQGIDAVMVAIKHVFASLFNDRAISYRVHQGYDHRGVALSAGVQRMVRSDLASSGVMFTIDTESGFDQVVFITSAYGLGEMVVQGAVNPDEFYVHKPTLQNNRPAIVRRNLGSKRIRMVYADSKEHGKQVRTEDLSDVLRNRFSLTDDEVEALARQALLIEKHYGRPMDIEWAKDGNNGKLYIVQARPETVRSNQQVMERYQLNTQGSVLVEGRAIGHRIGAGTVKVIHNLSEMDRIQAGDVLVTDMTDPDWEPIMKKAAAIVTNRGGRTCHAAIIARELGIPAVVGCGDATERLKEGQEVTISCAEGDTGFVYQNKLDFSIQSSQVDELPKLDVKIMMNVGNPDRAFDFACLPNEGVGLARLEFIINRMIGVHPRALLEFSQQTPELQEQINALMVGYDDPVEFYIGRLTEGVATLAAAFWPKRVIVRLSDFKSNEYANLVGGERYEPNEENPMLGFRGAGRYVSDSFRACFALECEAIKRVRNVMGLTNVEVMVPFVRTVAQAEAVVAELAAQGLKRGENGLKVIMMCEIPSNALLAEQFLEHFDGFSIGSNDMTQLALGLDRDSGVVSELFDERNDAVKQLLSMAIQAAKRQGKYVGICGQGPSDHEDFAEWLVKEGIDSLSLNPDTVVKTWISLAENN
- the ppsR gene encoding posphoenolpyruvate synthetase regulatory kinase/phosphorylase PpsR; translated protein: MTENHTSKTQENETLERSVFFISDGTAITAEVLGHAVLSQFPITVTSYTLPFVNSKMRAEEIKTQINAIYQETQLKPLVFYSIISDEVKSIITSSDGFCQDIVQTLVAPLQQEIGLEPKPELHRTHGLSKKNLGQYDARIAAIDYALAHDDGVSLRNLEQAQVIILGVSRCGKTPTSLYLAMQFGIQAANYPFTADDMDNLQLPAALKPFQHKLFGLTISPERLAAIREERRENSRYASLRQCRLELAEVEALFRKNKINYLNTTNYSVEEISTKIIDSMGLKRRMF